CAGTCAGCCGTCATACAGCTCCCAAAGGGGTGTGACGGAGGTTTTCTTCTCATCCGGCTCCAGCCGGACTCGGAACGTCAGACATCCACATCTCCCACCCAGGTTAGAGGTGAGAGGTCAAAGGCCGTATTCCCTCTCTGTTGGTTTTTGGACCCCACGTACTGTGGACAGCGGTCAGGATCCCGAACCAAAGACTCAGCTTTCAGCTACTTACAGAGTAATggtgggcaagtcacttagcttCTTTGAGCTTTagtttatcatctgtaaaatgaggacagtaACTCGGTCTGGGGCCAAATAGAGGAAATGCTGGAATAGACCATTGCTGCTAAAAGAGGGATATAGTAGAGGCAGGAGAAGCTATGTACATTTGTTAGCCATATTTTATGGTGGAAGggattgaggctcagagagggtcactgacttgcccaagatcacccaGCAAGTTTGGAGCAATTGCAATTCTCTTATGCATACCAGGACCAAAGGAAAGAATGGATGCCAATCagtcatttataaatataaaatcatatttttattttattttattttttgagacggagtttcactctgtcacccagagctggagtgcagtcgtgcaacctcggcctcctgggttcaagcgagtctcctgcctcagcctcccaagtagctgagactacaggcatgggccaccatgcccggctaattatttttgtatttttagtagagacagggtttcaccatgttggccaggctggtttcgaactcccaacctcaagttatctgcccaccttggcctcccaaagtgctgggattacaggcatgagccactgcacctggccagaatgctatttttttaaaaaggccataTGCAGCTCTGGCCGTACCTATTTAAATCCTCTGTAACCATATCTTTCCATTAGCTAGCTTCTTATCATTTAGATCTCAGCTCCAATATCATCCTTCTCCCCTGAGAGGCCTTTCATTAGCACTTTAACTAAAGTATCCTTCCCTTCCCCAGCTTACTCTCTGACATGTTACTCAGGTTTATGGTCTTTGTAAGCTTCATTATTGgatatatttttgcttatttgtttacatgtttattGTGTATCTTCCCCTAGAACAGGGCTGACATATAGtaagtgttcaacaaatattgtGTGGATGAATAATTGAAGAGCCAGGTGCCTGCTGTCTCCTTAAATCTCTGTTCCTCTCCATAGGCCCATCTTTGGAAAAAGATCTGGGAATGATTGTCTAGCCTCAAGCCTCAACTTACTTGAAGCTTGAGAGACTCAAAGCCTCATGGACAGCTGCCCTGCAAAGAAAGTATTTTGACCTCGGCATTTGGACATCTCCCATCTCCCCCATGGCCCTGACAATGCTGAATGGGCACCTGATTAAGGACTCAAGCCCACCTATGCTGCTGCACCAAGTTAATAAGACTGCCCAGTTAGATACCTTCAACTACCAGAGCTGCTTTATGCAGAGTATCTTTGACCATTTCCCTGAGATCTTATTTATCCACCGGACCTATAACCCAAGGGGTAAGGTCTTATATACCTTCCTGGTGGATGGACCTCGGGTGCAGCTGGAGGGTCATCTTGCCCGAGCAGTCTACTTTGCCATCCCTGCCAAGGAGGACACTGAAGGCCTGGCCCAGATGTTTCAGATATTCAAAAAGTTTAACCCAGCATGGGAGAGAGTCTGTACCATCCTGGTGGATCCTCATTTCCTTCCACTGCCCACCCTAGCCATGGAGTTCCCCGCAGCTGAGGTCCTGCTCTCAGCCTTCCACATTTGCAAGTTCCTCCAGGCCAAGTTCTATCAGCTGTCCCTTGAACGACCCATGGAAAGGCTGCTCCTGACCTCCCTGCAGAGCACAATGTGCTCAGCCACAGCAGGCAACCTGAGAAAGTTGTATACACTCCTGAGCAACTGCAtccccccagccaggctgcccgAGCTTCACTCACACTGGCTGCTCAACGACCGCATCTGGCTGGCTCACCGCTGGAGAAGTCGAGCTGAGAGCAGCCGCTACTTCCAGAGCCTCGAGGTCACCACCCACATCCTCAGCCAGTTCTTTGGCACCACCCCATCTGAGAAACAAGGTATGGCTTCTCTGTTCCGTTACATGCAGCAGAACTCTGCAGACATGGCAAACTTCAACCAGGGCCTGTGTGCCCAGAACAATCATGCCCCCTCAGACACCATCCCCGAAAGCCCCAAAGTGGAGCAGCTGGTAGAATCCCGTATCCAGCACTCCCTCAATGCCATCTGCACAGGGCCAGCAGCCCAACTCTGCCTGGGCGAGCTTGCTGTGGTCCAGAAATCCACACACCTCATTGGCTCTGGCTCAGAAAAGATGAACATACAGATCCTGGAAGATACCCACAAGGTGCAGCCCCAGCCCCCTGCCAGCTGCAGCTGCTATTTTAACCAGGCCTTCCACCTGCCCTGCCGCCACATCTTAGCCATGCTCAGCGCCCGCCGCCAGGTGCTCCAGCCCGACATGCTGCCGGCTCAGTGGACGGCAGGCTGTGCCACCAGTCTAGACAGCATCCTGGGCAGCAAGTGGAGTGAGACCCTGGATAAGCACCTGGCAGTGACTCACCTCACTGAGGAGGTGGGTCAGCTGTTGCAGCACTGCAGCAAGGAGGAGTTTGAGCGGAGGTACAGCACCCTGCGGGAACTGGCTGACAGCTGGATTGGGCCTTATGAGCAGGTCCAACTCTGATTATTCTCGATGCCCAGAGAAGCTCATGCACCTGTGCACACTCACATCCAcccgtacacacacacacacacacacacacacacacacacacacacacacacactgtctctctctctctctcacttaaTACTGTTGTATTTCCGTGGGCCCTCCTTCCAGAATAAGGACAAGGTTCAAGGGTCTTTTCATCTACCATGGCCTGCTACCTAGCATGTGTCTAGCTCAATGAGACAAGAGTCAGCAGATCTTATCTGTTTAGTTTACTCAGGTGGCCACATACAGTCTCTGTTGTAtattcttggttttgttttaacattttcataAGGTAAAAAACATTCTTAGCTCATAGGTCTTATAAAACCAGGCAacccagctgggcgtggtggctcacgcctgtaatcccagcactttgggaggctgaggtggacagatcacttgaggtcaggagttcaagaccagcctggccaacatagtgaaaccccgtctctactaaaaatacaaaaattagccaggcatggtggtgggcgcctataatcccagctactcaggagactgaggcaggagaattgcttgaacccgggaggtagaggttgcagtaggccaagatcctgctgccactgcactccagcctgggagggcgagactccatctaaaaataaaataaaataatggcaaccCCTGATCTAAGATAAGAGATAAAACATCAGGCGGTGAGGTTGAGGTTTGGGGCTTGGTAGCAGTTGCCCCAGTCATGAGATGACTCACTTATCCCATCTCCTTTGAGTGAACTGGGCTGGGAGGCTTCCTACAGAGGAAGAGGCCCCTCTGGGGAGCTCTGGGGAGCTGGCTCAGCCAGGGTCCCTGAACTTCTTTCCTTGTCCTATCCTGGGGTCAATAAAACTGAATGCTGCATATTCTATCACttgtctagtttttttttgttccatagaAGGCAGTTTAGGGTATATTATGGAAAGAATAGACTTGAGAGTGTTATACAACATGTGAATCCTGGTTGATTCCTTCCCTGCTTGATTTTTGTGCCTGGTTCTGCCTTTTACTAGCCATGAGTCTTATTAGGGTAAGTTACCCCTCTAAACCTCAACCTGATTGTAAAAATGGGGATTTCCACAGGGTACGTTTACAGAGCAGGCATACCTAGTGGGTGCTCAATTAAGTATTAATTTTCCTTCCTTGCCTATGGTCCTATGATCTGCCTTCAACATGCTGGAAAATTTAAGGCAAGAGGAGAATTCACATGACTAGGACTTAATATAAGAAATtctggtggtggctcacacctgtaatcccagcactttgggaggccaaggcgggtggatcacctgaggtcgggagtttgagatcaccctgaccaacatggtgaaactgtgtctctactaaaaatacaaaaattagccgggcgtagcggcaggcacctgtaatcccagctactcgggaagctgaggcaggagaattgcatgaacctgggaggcagaggttgcagtgagccgagattgcgccattgcactccagcctgggtgacagagcaagactgtgtctaaaaaataaaaattaaaaaaaaaaaaaagaagaagaaattctgggTAGGCCAGgtacggcggctcacgcctgtaatcccaacactttgggaggccaaaacaggcagattagagcagcctgggcagcatggcaaaaccccttctctacaataaatacaaaaattcactggatgtagcacgtgcttgtagtcccagctactcaggaagggtgggaagatcacttgtgcccaggaggtcgaggctgcagtgagctgtgatcatgccactgcactccagcatgggtgacagagtgagaccctatctcaaaaaaaaaaaaaaaaaaaaaaaaaaatctgattaagtCTTCAAAACATAAAAGCAGCCTCAACTCTCCAAGCAGGGGCCCCTACCTCagataatttccattttatctaCCTGACAAAACCTATTTCCTGTCTTAGTGGTATCTGGAGAAACTTTAGGGTCTGGAAGTCCCTGATGCAGGACTGGAATTTGTCAGAATAGCTCAACCACCAGCTCTATCCCCATCCCTGCCATAGGCCCTCCTCCCAACCCTGTCTGCCCAAGAACCATACAGAGAAGCCACCCTACGTATCTGGTGCTATTTCATCCATCTACAAGCAGAAGCCAGAAGGCTGGCCCCTCTTAGATCTCACTAGCGGCATCTTCCCAGAGGCTGTGTGGGCATATGCCTGCTCCCACTGTGCCCCCTCCACAGCACCCTCTGGCTCCGGATGGGCCATCATGAAAGCTTGAGCAGCCCAGATCAGGTCCTCTTCCCGAACACCTGGGACAGGCACGGTGGGGATGCCAGCGATCATCATAGCGAGGGTGAGGATGCAGATGTCAGACTGGGAGCTGGCCTCCTTCCCCACTGCCTCAGAGGGTACAGGTAGAACCCTTGGTGACAGCCCACACAGCATCAGGGGCCTAGGCCTGCTGGGGCCACCCAGGTCGGGGGCTCTGCTTCTGGAGTAGCCATTGTCCCAGCCCAAGCTCTCCGGCTGCCTCACATGCGGGAATTTGTGGCAGTTTTGGCTGTATTCCTTCCGTAGTGTCTCCCAGCTAGTCCCCCCAGGGCAGCCCCTGGCTTGTGGCATTGCCAGGGCTGGGCCCCAGGCCTGGGCAGCAGCTGCCACCTGCTCAGCTTTCTGGCTCAGTGGGCCTGTTCCGCCAGAGGCCACCACCACTGGCTCTATAGGACTACAGAGGCCAAGGGACAGGCCTGGAGAAGCAGTCCCACCTGCAGAGACAGGAATGAAATGGAACGTTATTCTCGGTCTCTTTGAGGAGGGGCCCCTGAGGGGCAGGGCATGGGAGCAGAGCTTGGGGGAGTAAGAAAGACCAGCCCCAGCGGACTGTCTAGAGGTTGGGAACTAGGTGTTACTCATATCCATACTCCCAGTCCCCAACACAGAGTAGGTGATGGAgaagtgtttgttgaattaatgaatagtGAGCAAGCAGGTAGTTATTGATTGGCAAGGACATTTGGAATGGCTTTTCTTCTAAAAGAATTGATTCTAGGGCCAGCCCCCAAATGCCCAGCAGAACCACCACCTCCCCAGAGCCAGAAAGCAACTTCTCAGGGGAAGCTGCAGCACTCCCTCCAATTACAGGTGCCCCCTGCTCACCTTGGCCAGAAGGCAGAGGACCTGGATGAGTTTGTGGAGTCCTGAAGTAGGACATGGCTTCCCCAGAGCCCCAGTTTGTGAGGGAATAGTAATCTGCCTCCTATCCTCCCTTCTTCGCCCTTCTAGAACGTCACCTCATAGACCCTCCTCTTTGCACTTGGAACCCACCTTACAGCATTGACCTATTCATTCTAGAACCTGAACATGACAATAGGATGAGGTTAAAAGAGCACCAGACCAGGAGCTGGGTGTTCTAGGTTCTTGCCCTAACCTTGGATGAGTCACCCGGACAGTTTTGTTCGTTGAtatccttatctgtaaagtgggtctGATGACTGCCCGCTATCTCATTAGAAgttttgaggatgaaatgaggtCATTTGTATGGAAGCAAATGACCAGAGATGGAAATACAGGAGCCAAGTGCTTTGTGCCTTGTAGAGTAAGACTTGGGGTCAGACCCAgtattagtatttttctttttcttttttttgagatggagtctcactttgtcaccatggctagaaggctggagtgcaatggcaagacctcagctcactgcaacctctgcctcctgggttcatgtgattttcctacctcagcctcccaagtagctgggactacaggcacccgccaccatgcctggccaacttgtatttttagtagagacagggtttcaccatgttggccaggctggtctcaaactcctgacctcaagtgatccacccacctcggcctcccaaagtgctgggattacaggccaggtATTGGCATTTTTCAAAGTTCCTCAAGTGATTATAATATATGACAAAGTTGGAACCTCTATTCTAGGGACATACTTCTCAACCCTGGCTGtacatgagaatctcttgagaaGCTTTTACAAAAAACAATGTCTAGGCCTAATTTCCCAACAAATCAAATATAAATCCCTAGGGATGGGATGTGGGACACCAGCACTCTTTACGTATCCTAAGTCATCCTAAGATGACTCTAACAAGCAGCCAGCCTAGGGACCCCTGCTCTCTTGCTCCGACCTGCTGACCTGCAGTGATTCTAAACGAAGTGCGTCTCATAGGCTGGAGGGCAAGGAGACCTTCCAATGATCAAGATGTCAGCATtggctgtttatttctttctggtCCTTCTTGGCAGCAATATGGCCAACTTCAGACCAGCCAGCCACAGGTCTGGGGCCCCAGGATGCAGCTCTGCTCTGGTGCGCTGCGGGTCTTCACTCATACTTGCAGAAATCCTTAAGTTCTTTGGGCAGGTGGAGCCCATCAATGGCCAGCCGGTGCACCATGCTTCTCTGTATCACTAGGCGGCACAGAGTCTGCAGGGACGGCACTGTGGGAAGAAGACTGTGAAAGGCAAACTGAACTGGAGGGTGGGTCTGAGGCCAAGACCCAGAAGATCTAGGTCATGGTCCCCACTTTGCCATTAAATGTGGGCAAGTCCTTACTGCTCTCTGGGCCCAGCCTGCTTCATGGAGCTGTTCATGGGGCTGAGAGAAGCACCTCTTCCCGAGGGCTATCACAAAGCTACAACCCTGTTTATATCATAACACTTAGCATAATCCCCTCCCCGTTCACTTAGCAGCTTCTGGGGGCAGGGGTAGTGTCTGATTTGCCTGTGCAACTGCAGCCTCCAGTACAGGCCTGGCACAAAGACAGTTTTGGTGCACTGAATTCATGAAATGTAATCAGAGGTATAACTACAATGCTTACCAGGACTATAATGAATCATCCTCAGCATTAAAAAGCTCTCAGTCTGAGTTTGTTTTTCCTCGAAGCCAACATGCCCAAGTCTATAAgcgtgtttctttcttttctttttttatttatagagagagggtcttgctctgtcacccaggctgaagtgcagtggtcaGTGAACTGCAGCCTtcaattcttgggctcaagcgatcctcctgctttagcctcccaaagagctgggactacaggcatgcaccaccatgcccagataattttttaattttttgtacagaaggggtctcactttgttgcccaggcttgagcttcgcttccctcccctcctctcccctccccttcccttccttgcctgcctgcctgccttctctctctcttcctctctttttttttttttttttcagagtctcactctgttgcctaggctggagtgcactggtgagatctcggctcattgcaacctccacctctcgggttcaagtgattctctgcctcagcctcctgaataactgggattataggcacatgccaccacacccagctaatttttgtattttcagtagagacaggctttcaccatgttggccaggctggtctcgaactcctggcctcaaatgatccgcctgcctcggcctcccaaagtgctgggattacaggtgtgagccaccatgcccagccaagcatGTTTCTAAGAAAAGGGCAAACAATTCTCAAAGAGGCCCCTAATATCTAAAATCGGTTTAGAATCCCTGCCCTAGGTGAATACAGGAAACACTCTCAAAACTAAAAGCGAACTTGTAGGGCATCTTAATCAGCCAAGATGGGTACCAAGGCCCAAAACCAGGTAGAGGCTTGTGCAAGATCACAAGCAGAGGTGCAATTTGAAGCTAGATTCTCCCGCTCTTAAACTAGTGCTGGACAGACCACGGCCTAGCACACTGGCCACGGAGCCCTAGCAGATTCCTGTCCCCACATTGAGCCAGGAGGGGTCGCTGCCCAGGGATACCTACAGCCATACTCAAGCTGGACAAGGCGCACGCTCTTGGTGGAAGCAAACACGTCCACCACCGCGTAGAGGGGCTGCGCAGCTGGCAGCCCCCGGGCGCTGGGGCCCATGTCCTCGCCGTTGATGATAATGTGCATGTCGGCCGTGCCATCGGGGCGCGGGCAGAAGAGGACGCCCAGGCGGCTACGGCGCGCCGTCGGAGGCAGCACGTTCAGCTCATAGAGCTGGTCCAAGAG
This window of the Rhinopithecus roxellana isolate Shanxi Qingling chromosome 13, ASM756505v1, whole genome shotgun sequence genome carries:
- the SPATA25 gene encoding spermatogenesis-associated protein 25 isoform X2; its protein translation is MSYFRTPQTHPGPLPSGQGGTASPGLSLGLCSPIEPVVVASGGTGPLSQKAEQVAAAAQAWGPALAMPQARGCPGGTSWETLRKEYSQNCHKFPHVRQPESLGWDNGYSRSRAPDLGGPSRPRPLMLCGLSPRVLPVPSEAVGKEASSQSDICILTLAMMIAGIPTVPVPGVREEDLIWAAQAFMMAHPEPEGAVEGAQWEQAYAHTASGKMPLVRSKRGQPSGFCL
- the SPATA25 gene encoding spermatogenesis-associated protein 25 isoform X1; amino-acid sequence: MRRTSFRITAGGTASPGLSLGLCSPIEPVVVASGGTGPLSQKAEQVAAAAQAWGPALAMPQARGCPGGTSWETLRKEYSQNCHKFPHVRQPESLGWDNGYSRSRAPDLGGPSRPRPLMLCGLSPRVLPVPSEAVGKEASSQSDICILTLAMMIAGIPTVPVPGVREEDLIWAAQAFMMAHPEPEGAVEGAQWEQAYAHTASGKMPLVRSKRGQPSGFCL
- the ZSWIM1 gene encoding zinc finger SWIM domain-containing protein 1, with translation MALTMLNGHLIKDSSPPMLLHQVNKTAQLDTFNYQSCFMQSIFDHFPEILFIHRTYNPRGKVLYTFLVDGPRVQLEGHLARAVYFAIPAKEDTEGLAQMFQIFKKFNPAWERVCTILVDPHFLPLPTLAMEFPAAEVLLSAFHICKFLQAKFYQLSLERPMERLLLTSLQSTMCSATAGNLRKLYTLLSNCIPPARLPELHSHWLLNDRIWLAHRWRSRAESSRYFQSLEVTTHILSQFFGTTPSEKQGMASLFRYMQQNSADMANFNQGLCAQNNHAPSDTIPESPKVEQLVESRIQHSLNAICTGPAAQLCLGELAVVQKSTHLIGSGSEKMNIQILEDTHKVQPQPPASCSCYFNQAFHLPCRHILAMLSARRQVLQPDMLPAQWTAGCATSLDSILGSKWSETLDKHLAVTHLTEEVGQLLQHCSKEEFERRYSTLRELADSWIGPYEQVQL